AGTTTTGTCGTTGAGACGAATGACGCCACGTCCTTGGTGATTCATTTGTCGGTCCTATCAGTTTATTGTTGGGGAGCGCAAATCATATATGATTGGTTTGCGACCGCAATGCCAGCTATGTTTAATTATCTAAATTAAAAGATATTGATCACGCCAATGCCTTGGCCTCAAATTGAAGTGAGAGACTTAATAATAGGTGGTGTGACTTTTTATTCTTTAATTTTTGCTAATGGCTTTGTTGCACAATTTCCCCTGCAGTGGCCAAAGGTGCGCACGAGTAAACTAGCGGCATGACTGCTCCAGCAAAACAGAAGATCGAACGACCAACTAGGAAGACTACAATATGGCGCTCAAAGCGCGTGGTTCGCTTCTGACCTGCTGGACAAGGATATGTGCTGGCACGGCAGTGCTAACTGCAAGCGGAGCCGTAGTACGAAGTACAGCGAGGCGGCGGTTCCCTTCTGCCTGGCTATCAAAGGCCTGTTCGATCTGCGTTTGCGTCAGGCGATGGGCATGACGAAGAGCCTGCTCGAGTTTGCCGGACTGGATTGGCAGGTTCCCGACTTCAGCATCGTCAGCCGCCGTCAGAAGCATCTTTCGGTGACGATCGGGGCGCAGCCAACAACGACGGGATTCCACCTGCTTGGCGACAGCACGGGCATCAAGATGCTGGGTGAAGGTGAGTGGAAGACCAAAAAGCATGGGGCCGCGTACCATCACCAATGGCGCAAGGTTCACCTTGGCATCGACGCGGCCACGCTGGAAATCCGGGCCATCGAGGTGACCGACAACGCCACTGGCGATGCACCGATACTGCCGTGTTTTCTCGACCAGATTCCTACGAAGGAAATTATTGCGAGCTTCAGCGGCGACGGTGCCTATGATACGAAAGGCTGTCACGAAGCGATTGCGCAACGGAGGGCGCAGGCGATCATTCCCACGCGCAAGAACGGCAAGCCACGGAAGGGACAGCGGTCCGGTGCCAAAGCCCTCAATATCATCTTGACGATTATGCGCCGGTTTGGCCGGAAAATCTGGAAGAAGTAGAGCGGCTATCATCGGCATAGCCTTGTCGAGACCAAAATGCGTTGCTTCAATCTGCTTGGTGAACGCGTTATGGCATGTGACTTCGACCGTCAGGTGGCCGAGTTACAGGTTCGTGCTGCCGTCCTTAATCGCTTTACGCGATTGGGTACGCCCATGACTGTGGCAGTAACCATGCTGTAATTCCGTTTGGGATTTGAGTATTAGAAGCTCAACGAGATGTGGTATAAATTTTAATTTCTTCGATTGTTGCTGATTCGCTTCCACCATTCAAATGTAAGTCGATTGTGCTTTTGGGGCCGAATATGCCGCTGGGAAACTCACAGCTTGTTAGCCCGCAGCTCAGATTTCGATGAACGTCGATGCTGGATTGAAGTTCCCAGAACTTCGTTTCTTTATCGATTCCGAACCCGTCTATTTCTAGATAGCCGGTAAAAGGGTGACGCGCTAACCAGTCTGCCTTTGGCGTGTTATCAGGCGTTCCATCAGGATAGGGCGTTCTGGTTTCGTGAAGCAAATGCTCAGGTATGCTTAATTTAATAACAATCGTGCTAACGCCAAAGTTACTTTTTGCCCTTGTGGAAACTTCTAATCCCAAATCTTCCCATACGCACCATACGATTTCTGTCTTGTCGCAATGGGGATTTCTTTTTAAGATACTTTTCCATGATGCCAATGTCCACCCGAATTCTAAGGGTTTGCCGTCAAAAAAAATATTTGATCCTTTTATAATGATTTCAGGCTTGGCCTGTCTTTTTACATGCCGTGGTTGAGGGAGGGCAGTTATAGCACCTGTTGCTAGCGCAGCTTGATGTTTGATTTCGTTCCACCGGTCTAACATCGTAGGTTCTCTTTTCTTCTCGGAAATTGATTGATCGGAAGGTTCTGCGCCTTTGGAAGTGGGAGCAAACAATGAAAAGACAAGTATTGTTCCACGGAGAAATATTTTCATCATTTTTTTATCTGATTCTTTTCTTTAAAAAGTGTAGTGAAATTTTTGTTGATGTAGTCCCAAGATTCTTGGCTCATTTTTTTAGCTCTGTTTATGGAATCAAGTACTTCTTTTTTATGTGCTTTCTCGATCGCTTCCCATTCTGTTGCAGATTCCCCTCGCTTCACCTCTTTCGGGTGTTTTACTGCCCAATCCGTTACCAGCTTGTCTTGCCAATTCGTGTCGAATGGATGAGTCAGAAAGCCTCGAGCAATTAGTGCAGGATCGATTGCTGTATCTCCGTTCCACCAGCGGTCCGCAACTGCTGATCCAACTTTTGTCACAGCGATTTTCGCTAATTCCGCAGCTAGAGTATGGAATGGATGGTTATCATGATCTTTTGCCAACTGAGAATGTGTTGGATTTGTCGATCCGTTCGTATTAGGATCACCTACACGGACGATTTGCTGATCGTCAACGCTATTTCCAACAAGGTGAAGCAAGGTGCTATAAACGAAATTATTAATATTGGCAATCAATCCAACCGTGTAATGAGGGATTATTCCCATGTATTTATATCCCGGTATTTTTGCAAGATTATCCCTTATTTTCAGATAATCTTCGTATGCCTGCAATACGCGTGGGTCACTGTGCGCGCGTAGTAATATAAGCAAAACTCGATCTGCTTTCGTGCGCTCGCCGGATTCGATTGGTGTGAATTTCCATTCCACCTTGAACACTATATCGGCGATAGTTCCAGCTGTACTGGCAATCACATCGTCAGAGTCGAACATTCCAGTGACGACCGGAAGATTGTGTTTTCCAGGTGTGGGTGATGTCCATGGAAGAACATGAACGTGTCCCACCTTCCTTAAGCTGAGTTCCACGAAATTGCTGTGCGCGAAATAATCTTCAAGTACGTGAAGTGCTGCGCCGAAATGTCTGTATCCCTCCGGCCCTGGACCAGCAACTAGTG
The genomic region above belongs to Massilia forsythiae and contains:
- a CDS encoding DUF7738 domain-containing protein encodes the protein MMKIFLRGTILVFSLFAPTSKGAEPSDQSISEKKREPTMLDRWNEIKHQAALATGAITALPQPRHVKRQAKPEIIIKGSNIFFDGKPLEFGWTLASWKSILKRNPHCDKTEIVWCVWEDLGLEVSTRAKSNFGVSTIVIKLSIPEHLLHETRTPYPDGTPDNTPKADWLARHPFTGYLEIDGFGIDKETKFWELQSSIDVHRNLSCGLTSCEFPSGIFGPKSTIDLHLNGGSESATIEEIKIYTTSR